A stretch of Cyanobacteriota bacterium DNA encodes these proteins:
- the yidD gene encoding membrane protein insertion efficiency factor YidD: MKLLIVTLIKCYQATVAFRQPSCRFSPSCSHYAIEAIDQYGIWRGVRLTISRLLRCHPFGAHGYDPVPPKRGDQA, encoded by the coding sequence ATTAAGTTACTTATTGTAACACTGATCAAATGCTACCAAGCAACCGTTGCCTTCAGGCAACCGAGCTGCCGCTTTAGTCCGAGCTGCTCTCACTATGCTATTGAAGCAATCGACCAGTATGGCATTTGGCGAGGTGTTCGCCTAACAATCTCCAGACTGCTACGATGTCATCCATTTGGAGCCCACGGCTATGACCCAGTCCCACCAAAACGAGGAGATCAAGCTTGA
- a CDS encoding carbon-nitrogen hydrolase family protein: MRVAAIQINAGSDKTANLAKAKDFINRAEADFIALPEVFNHRGSAESTQANAEDPDNSPSIQMLQELALKKGSWILLGSLMLKSNELPYNSSILISPQGLVTARYDKIHLFNMNYKGIEIRESSKSRAGLKPVIAQVDKLKLGMSICYDLRFPELYRHYAKERVELISVPSSFTKITGEAHWHCLLRARAIENQAFVIAPNQAGDNQGVKCFGHSLIVNPWGEILAEAGEEETIIYADLDMDELAKVRAKLPVLDHARLL, encoded by the coding sequence TTGAGAGTTGCCGCTATACAAATTAACGCAGGTTCAGACAAAACAGCCAATCTTGCCAAGGCTAAGGATTTTATTAATAGAGCTGAAGCTGATTTTATTGCCCTACCTGAGGTTTTTAATCATCGCGGTAGTGCAGAATCAACCCAAGCCAACGCCGAAGATCCAGACAACTCTCCGTCAATTCAAATGCTTCAAGAACTTGCACTCAAGAAAGGATCTTGGATACTTCTGGGCAGCTTGATGCTCAAATCAAATGAACTTCCTTATAACAGTTCTATTTTAATTTCTCCTCAAGGACTAGTGACTGCGCGCTACGACAAAATTCATTTATTTAATATGAATTACAAAGGTATCGAAATTCGCGAATCAAGTAAAAGCCGAGCTGGCTTGAAACCAGTAATCGCTCAAGTCGATAAGCTCAAACTCGGCATGAGTATTTGTTATGATCTGCGCTTCCCGGAGCTCTATCGTCACTACGCCAAAGAGCGAGTTGAATTAATTAGCGTCCCAAGTTCATTCACCAAAATCACCGGAGAAGCTCACTGGCATTGCCTGCTGCGTGCTCGAGCTATTGAGAATCAAGCTTTTGTCATTGCGCCAAATCAAGCTGGAGACAATCAGGGTGTTAAATGTTTTGGTCATTCACTTATAGTCAATCCATGGGGCGAGATTCTTGCAGAAGCTGGTGAAGAAGAAACCATTATCTATGCTGATCTTGATATGGATGAACTTGCCAAAGTCAGAGCTAAACTTCCGGTTCTGGATCATG